From Halotia branconii CENA392, the proteins below share one genomic window:
- a CDS encoding ABC transporter ATP-binding protein, which yields MPHAHLPHAPYPMPQLRLEQVSLFTKLKTQLQGYPILQDISFEVYPGDCISIVGSSGAGKTSLLRLINRLIEPSNGKIYLENQEYRQIPITQLRQWVTLVLQESKLLGMTVQQTLAYPLLLRRLPTQTIQQRVNYWIEQLHIPSEWLGRTEVQLAAGQRQLVAIARALIIQPKVLLLDEPTSALDAATASSLMQVLTQLNQTHQTTILMVNHQMDLNQMFCGRLLHLQQGQLLTDQTASEIDWVNLRNNLMQADSQAAQEWI from the coding sequence ATGCCCCATGCCCACTTGCCCCATGCCCCATACCCCATGCCCCAACTACGGTTAGAACAAGTTAGTCTGTTCACGAAACTCAAAACCCAGCTTCAGGGATACCCTATATTGCAGGATATTTCCTTTGAGGTATATCCAGGAGATTGCATTAGCATTGTGGGTTCATCAGGTGCTGGTAAAACTTCATTATTGCGTCTAATCAACCGCCTGATTGAACCCAGTAATGGCAAAATCTATCTGGAGAATCAAGAATACCGCCAAATTCCCATAACACAGCTACGGCAATGGGTGACACTGGTGTTACAAGAATCAAAGCTACTAGGGATGACAGTTCAACAAACTTTGGCCTATCCTTTACTTTTGCGTAGATTACCCACACAAACAATTCAGCAACGAGTCAATTATTGGATAGAACAACTGCACATTCCTAGTGAATGGTTGGGACGCACTGAAGTACAACTTGCTGCTGGACAGCGACAACTAGTAGCGATCGCTCGTGCTTTAATTATCCAGCCAAAAGTTTTACTATTAGATGAGCCAACCTCTGCCTTAGACGCTGCTACAGCTTCTAGTCTGATGCAAGTCTTAACTCAGTTAAATCAAACTCATCAAACTACAATTTTGATGGTTAATCACCAGATGGACTTAAATCAGATGTTTTGCGGTCGCCTGTTACACTTACAACAAGGCCAGTTATTAACAGATCAAACAGCTTCTGAAATCGACTGGGTTAATTTACGCAACAACTTGATGCAAGCAGACTCTCAAGCTGCCCAAGAATGGATTTAA
- the hisIE gene encoding bifunctional phosphoribosyl-AMP cyclohydrolase/phosphoribosyl-ATP diphosphatase HisIE — MFSIKQHSLHKAIPVEKIRYDERGLVPAIIQDYLDGTVLMMAWMNQESLQKTLETGETCFWSRSRQELWHKGATSGHIQKVQSIRYDCDSDALLIGVEQIGDIACHTGERSCFHQIEGKIAPPPGDTLSQLFDVICDRRDHPNENSYTCKLLAGGDNKILKKIGEESAEVVMACKDDDADAIAREVADLFYHTLVALAHHQVDIKAVYRKLQERRK; from the coding sequence ATGTTTTCTATTAAACAGCATTCATTGCACAAAGCCATCCCTGTTGAAAAAATTCGCTACGATGAACGGGGTTTAGTGCCAGCAATTATCCAAGATTATTTGGATGGTACTGTTTTGATGATGGCGTGGATGAATCAAGAATCGCTGCAAAAGACTTTAGAAACGGGAGAAACTTGTTTTTGGAGTCGTTCCCGTCAGGAATTATGGCACAAAGGAGCGACTTCTGGTCATATTCAGAAAGTGCAAAGTATTCGTTATGACTGCGATAGTGATGCTTTGTTAATTGGAGTGGAGCAAATAGGAGATATTGCCTGTCATACTGGTGAACGCAGTTGTTTTCATCAGATAGAAGGAAAAATTGCCCCTCCACCAGGAGATACATTATCACAGTTGTTTGATGTAATATGCGATCGCCGCGATCATCCCAATGAAAATTCTTATACCTGTAAGTTATTGGCAGGTGGTGATAATAAGATTTTGAAGAAAATTGGTGAGGAATCCGCAGAAGTTGTAATGGCCTGTAAAGATGATGACGCAGATGCGATCGCCAGGGAAGTTGCAGATTTGTTTTATCATACCCTGGTAGCTTTAGCGCATCATCAAGTTGATATCAAAGCAGTTTATCGCAAGTTGCAAGAACGCCGGAAGTAA
- a CDS encoding FHA domain-containing protein, with the protein MMSEISKLHLLVVKNLATASNLQNQELEQQLSLYQIFLKLYEQHSTLLDEILQLENIYQPSLKRAKTHYVQGIVDDSSVYIVTNLYENQTQTLQQPQQIWTIGRDHSSGICILDQYLSRRHAAIQYVEHQGFYLIDFNSTNGSFVNGEQTHQSIKLKDGDRIRLGSMTFDFFLSHSSQVLPTVAMELLMQLIPRGGGTDETVGGIVGKLQKLKTEKSNKTVEISQDLDLVRNLSNNSTNLNAEQQSEILDRFFSKSTPFNPKLSNNS; encoded by the coding sequence ATGATGTCAGAAATTAGTAAATTACATTTATTAGTAGTCAAAAACTTGGCTACGGCGAGTAATCTGCAAAATCAGGAATTAGAACAGCAATTAAGTTTATATCAAATATTCTTGAAGTTATATGAGCAACATAGTACTCTTTTAGATGAAATTCTCCAATTAGAAAACATATATCAGCCATCTTTGAAAAGGGCGAAAACTCATTATGTACAGGGTATAGTAGATGACTCTAGCGTTTATATAGTCACTAACTTGTACGAAAATCAAACGCAAACTTTACAACAACCGCAACAGATTTGGACAATCGGGCGCGATCACAGCAGTGGTATCTGCATTCTGGATCAATATTTGTCTCGTCGCCACGCTGCAATTCAATATGTAGAGCATCAAGGCTTTTACTTAATCGACTTTAATAGTACTAACGGCTCCTTTGTCAACGGTGAACAGACCCATCAATCGATTAAACTAAAAGATGGCGATCGCATCCGTCTAGGTAGCATGACTTTTGATTTTTTCCTTAGTCATTCCAGCCAAGTACTACCAACCGTTGCAATGGAGTTACTGATGCAGCTTATACCACGAGGAGGAGGTACAGACGAAACAGTAGGTGGTATTGTCGGTAAATTACAAAAACTTAAAACTGAAAAATCAAATAAAACTGTAGAGATTTCCCAAGACCTAGACTTAGTTAGAAATTTGAGCAACAATTCTACCAACTTAAATGCAGAGCAACAATCAGAAATTTTAGACCGTTTTTTCAGTAAGTCAACACCTTTTAATCCCAAATTATCCAACAATTCGTAG
- a CDS encoding iron uptake porin, protein MKANLLLTSVNGVSLLCLLAGLSPVQAIPAGNESQYNTETFKLAEKISHVKTQTSFKIRNENDQTFSVEQKLISSRDIGTKPDSLIANKQRQNTNLALKISGDSSPQSALTRANTIAQVTSVSQLSDVQPTDWAFGALQSLVERYGCIAGYPNSTYRGNRALTRYEFAAGLNACLDRVNELIATATTELVTKQDLATLQKLQEEFAAELATLRGRVDALEARTSELEANQFSTTTKLNGEAIISAIGATGGAPGRNDPNIILVNRVRLNLTTSFTGKDSLITGLQAYNFLGGVDGSGSLQESLGLASPLLSASSARTSFEPQFPGVDPKTLSGISANSLQLYKLLYIFPVADKLTLFAGTAAEVSDAFPTITPFYGEGQEAISRFASLNPVVRVSGGTSGSGLASAAGFIFQLSKQLDFRALYGNANANIPQLADDIQPGISGTPLGSGAFGGSSVIAAQLTFRPSSSIDIGLNYANSYHEINILGTGLTSSDVGSLIGPGLDLGTPVKLNSFGGTVTWRFSPKIAFSGYGAAFFVDDSSGAVDASTTFTSWMAGIHFNDLFHQGNNAGIIFGQPLYRSDTSGVAQLAPDGANRAVPYHLEAYYRFRINDNISITPGAFVLFNPESDSNNDTTTVGVLRTTFTF, encoded by the coding sequence GTGAAAGCAAATCTGCTACTAACTTCTGTTAATGGCGTAAGTTTACTGTGCTTATTGGCAGGGTTGTCGCCTGTACAAGCGATACCTGCTGGTAATGAAAGTCAATATAATACTGAAACTTTCAAACTAGCCGAAAAAATATCTCATGTGAAAACTCAAACTAGTTTCAAAATAAGGAATGAAAATGATCAAACTTTTTCTGTTGAGCAAAAATTGATTTCGTCAAGAGATATTGGCACAAAACCAGATTCACTTATTGCGAATAAACAGCGACAAAATACTAACTTAGCACTCAAGATTTCTGGTGATTCCTCACCTCAATCTGCTTTAACGAGAGCAAACACCATTGCACAAGTTACATCTGTATCGCAACTATCTGATGTGCAGCCCACAGACTGGGCTTTTGGTGCTTTACAATCTTTAGTTGAGCGTTACGGTTGTATTGCTGGCTATCCAAACAGCACCTATCGAGGCAACCGTGCCTTGACTCGTTATGAATTTGCCGCTGGTTTGAATGCTTGTTTAGATAGAGTCAACGAGTTAATAGCTACGGCAACTACTGAGTTAGTAACAAAACAAGATTTAGCCACTTTGCAAAAACTGCAAGAAGAATTTGCTGCTGAATTAGCAACATTGCGGGGTCGAGTAGATGCTTTGGAAGCTCGCACAAGTGAACTAGAGGCGAATCAGTTTTCTACAACTACCAAACTCAATGGAGAAGCAATTATCTCAGCCATTGGGGCTACAGGAGGCGCTCCGGGTAGGAACGACCCCAACATAATTTTAGTAAACAGAGTGCGGTTAAATCTTACCACCAGCTTTACAGGCAAAGATTCACTCATCACTGGGTTGCAAGCTTATAATTTCCTGGGTGGTGTGGATGGAAGCGGTAGCCTACAAGAGAGTTTGGGATTAGCATCACCATTACTCAGTGCTAGCAGCGCTCGTACCAGCTTTGAACCTCAATTTCCAGGGGTCGATCCTAAAACTTTGTCAGGTATAAGTGCAAACTCTCTTCAGCTTTACAAACTGCTTTACATATTTCCTGTCGCTGATAAATTAACATTGTTTGCTGGAACTGCTGCTGAAGTCTCCGATGCTTTTCCTACCATTACACCTTTTTATGGTGAAGGACAAGAAGCGATTTCTCGCTTTGCAAGTTTGAATCCTGTGGTACGTGTCTCTGGCGGTACTTCTGGTTCTGGGCTAGCATCTGCTGCTGGCTTTATTTTTCAGCTTTCCAAGCAATTAGATTTTAGAGCTTTATACGGAAATGCCAATGCCAACATACCTCAACTAGCTGATGACATTCAGCCAGGAATTTCTGGCACACCCTTGGGATCTGGCGCGTTTGGAGGTAGTAGCGTCATAGCAGCCCAATTGACTTTTAGACCAAGTAGTTCTATCGATATTGGTCTCAACTATGCCAATAGTTATCACGAAATCAATATTTTAGGTACAGGATTAACCAGTAGTGACGTTGGTTCTTTAATCGGGCCAGGACTAGATCTGGGTACACCTGTAAAATTAAATTCTTTTGGTGGAACTGTCACTTGGAGGTTTTCGCCAAAGATTGCCTTTTCTGGCTATGGCGCAGCATTTTTCGTTGATGATTCTTCTGGTGCTGTTGATGCTTCTACTACCTTCACCAGTTGGATGGCAGGTATTCATTTTAATGATTTATTCCATCAGGGAAATAATGCGGGCATAATTTTTGGACAGCCACTATATCGCAGCGATACCAGCGGTGTAGCTCAGCTTGCGCCTGATGGGGCTAATAGAGCAGTTCCTTACCACCTAGAGGCTTATTACCGCTTTCGGATAAACGACAATATCAGTATTACCCCAGGTGCGTTTGTCTTATTTAATCCTGAAAGTGATAGTAATAATGACACGACAACTGTAGGTGTACTTCGTACCACTTTCACGTTCTAA
- a CDS encoding SDR family NAD(P)-dependent oxidoreductase, which produces MSTALITGASSGIGKAFAEELAVRQTNLVLVSRSEEKLHQIAKQLQEQYKIQVDVIVKDLTESNASNIIFDVIKNKNLTIDLLINNAGFGDYGDFAESDRERQIRIVQLNILNLVDLTHKFLPLMRQRRSGGIINLSSITAFQPMPYLSVYAASKAFILSFSQALWAENRSYGVRILVACPGPIETNFFAEANFPPGLAGSTNQMFTSEEVVRASLKALENGQPTLVIGNVNTQLQTLLAQLVPRKILLTMLAKKFKSSD; this is translated from the coding sequence ATGTCAACTGCTTTAATTACTGGCGCATCTAGTGGTATTGGTAAAGCTTTTGCTGAAGAACTAGCTGTGCGTCAGACAAATCTTGTTCTTGTGTCTCGTTCTGAAGAGAAGCTTCATCAAATAGCCAAACAATTACAAGAGCAATATAAAATTCAAGTAGATGTTATAGTTAAAGATCTCACCGAATCTAATGCATCTAATATTATATTTGATGTTATTAAAAATAAGAATTTAACAATTGATTTACTAATTAATAATGCTGGTTTTGGTGATTATGGTGACTTCGCAGAAAGCGATAGAGAAAGACAAATTAGAATTGTACAACTAAACATTTTGAACTTAGTGGATTTAACCCACAAATTTTTACCTCTGATGCGGCAACGACGTTCTGGAGGTATTATTAATTTATCTTCAATCACTGCATTTCAACCAATGCCATATCTTTCTGTTTATGCTGCCAGTAAAGCTTTTATTCTTAGCTTTAGTCAAGCTTTATGGGCAGAAAACCGTTCTTATGGTGTTCGTATTCTTGTTGCTTGTCCAGGGCCTATAGAAACAAACTTTTTTGCCGAAGCTAACTTTCCTCCAGGTTTAGCAGGAAGTACGAATCAAATGTTTACCAGTGAAGAAGTTGTACGTGCATCTCTTAAGGCTTTAGAAAATGGGCAGCCAACTTTAGTAATTGGTAATGTTAATACTCAATTACAAACTTTATTAGCTCAGTTAGTACCCAGAAAAATTTTGTTAACTATGTTGGCAAAAAAATTTAAAAGTTCAGATTAG
- a CDS encoding DUF6761 family protein, giving the protein MLQDTQTIRYYQKITDAFARLWSSGYRMDDMRMYLDGYLAALRQSNAIEPFLIHRLEEEASRYLYDESNFLMTQTQPQHDYY; this is encoded by the coding sequence ATGCTTCAAGACACACAAACCATTCGCTATTACCAAAAAATCACCGACGCCTTCGCCAGGTTATGGAGTAGCGGTTATCGCATGGATGATATGCGGATGTATTTGGATGGATATTTAGCCGCGCTGCGTCAGAGTAACGCTATTGAACCTTTTCTAATTCATCGCTTAGAAGAGGAAGCTAGCCGCTACCTGTACGATGAATCAAATTTTCTCATGACTCAAACACAACCACAGCATGACTACTACTAG
- a CDS encoding response regulator transcription factor: MGSVCIEIVEGNPHLRSLLGWHLQQLEYRVHQAASIYQAREEFLVHQPTLVILDADLPDGDGIEFCRWLHRQQQPSILMLSARSNEADIVAGLKAGADDYLSKPFGMQEFLARVEALIRRKRTPSAPAYLDYGTLQIDLVQRRVRFQGEFIDLTPQEFSLLYVLAQAGGVPLSRSELLRRAWPDAIDNPRTIDTHVLSLRKKVELDPRQPSLIQTIRNVGYRFNMEILNANIPQVQTKLAKEKFSNQRSTLSTQRS, from the coding sequence GTGGGTTCGGTTTGTATTGAAATCGTTGAGGGGAATCCCCATCTGAGGTCGTTACTCGGTTGGCACTTGCAACAGTTAGAGTATAGAGTCCATCAAGCTGCCAGCATTTATCAAGCAAGAGAAGAGTTTTTAGTCCATCAACCGACTCTAGTTATTCTAGATGCGGATCTTCCTGATGGTGATGGTATTGAGTTTTGCCGTTGGTTGCATCGTCAGCAGCAACCTTCGATTTTAATGCTATCTGCGCGTAGTAACGAAGCCGATATCGTCGCAGGTTTAAAGGCGGGAGCAGATGATTACTTAAGTAAACCTTTTGGAATGCAAGAGTTTTTAGCAAGGGTAGAAGCGTTAATTCGCCGGAAGCGCACACCATCTGCGCCAGCTTACCTAGATTATGGCACTTTGCAAATCGATTTGGTTCAGCGCCGCGTTCGATTTCAAGGAGAGTTCATCGACTTAACACCCCAAGAGTTCAGTTTACTGTACGTTTTAGCGCAAGCTGGAGGAGTACCATTAAGTAGGTCGGAATTGCTGCGTCGTGCTTGGCCTGATGCTATTGATAACCCTCGTACTATTGATACTCATGTTTTGTCGCTACGAAAAAAAGTTGAACTTGATCCGCGCCAACCTAGTTTAATTCAAACTATCCGTAATGTGGGATATCGGTTTAATATGGAAATTTTGAATGCCAACATTCCACAGGTACAAACCAAGTTAGCCAAAGAAAAGTTTAGCAATCAACGTTCTACGCTGAGTACTCAACGTTCGTAG
- a CDS encoding ABC transporter permease → MSRSKALQYYIVSRLLLAPLQLLTIITIVFLLLRATPGDPADAILGGRAPEAAKEELRKQLGLNLPLWLQYLNYLGNILRFDLGTSLTSRGQNVWDIIGQYFPATVELAVFSMAVALTVGILVGTLSASRPGTSFDVGGRLFGIITYALPMFWAGMLLQLIFSVQLGWFPNSNRFPPNLPVPSTITGLYTIDSLLNGNWNQFFTALHHLALPSLTLGILLSGIFERIVRVNLKQTLKSDYVEAARARGVAENKILVSHALKNALIPVITVLGLTFASLLGGAILTEVTFSWPGLANRLYQAISDRDYPTVQGVLVFFGAIVVSASILIDILNAYVDPRIRY, encoded by the coding sequence ATGTCTCGCTCTAAAGCTTTACAATATTACATTGTCTCCCGTTTGTTACTGGCTCCACTGCAACTGTTAACTATTATTACGATTGTATTTTTATTACTACGAGCAACACCAGGAGATCCAGCAGATGCAATTCTCGGTGGACGTGCGCCAGAAGCTGCTAAAGAAGAGTTGCGGAAACAACTGGGTTTAAATCTTCCTTTGTGGCTACAGTATTTAAATTATTTGGGAAATATACTGCGTTTTGATTTGGGTACATCTTTAACAAGTCGCGGCCAAAATGTTTGGGACATAATTGGTCAATATTTTCCGGCGACAGTGGAATTAGCAGTATTTAGTATGGCAGTTGCACTCACTGTCGGTATTTTGGTTGGGACTCTTTCGGCTTCCCGTCCTGGAACATCTTTTGATGTTGGAGGACGGTTATTTGGGATTATTACCTACGCACTGCCCATGTTTTGGGCGGGAATGCTTTTACAATTAATTTTCTCAGTTCAACTCGGCTGGTTTCCCAATTCCAACCGTTTCCCACCTAATCTTCCTGTTCCCTCTACTATCACTGGCCTCTATACAATTGATAGTTTACTCAATGGCAACTGGAATCAGTTTTTTACAGCTTTACACCATCTAGCCCTTCCTAGTCTCACTCTAGGCATTTTGCTCAGTGGGATTTTTGAACGTATTGTCAGAGTAAATTTAAAACAAACACTCAAGTCAGATTATGTAGAAGCAGCTAGAGCCAGAGGTGTTGCTGAAAATAAGATTTTAGTCTCCCATGCCTTAAAAAATGCTCTAATTCCTGTAATCACAGTCTTAGGATTGACCTTTGCTTCTCTATTAGGTGGAGCAATTTTGACTGAAGTCACGTTTTCTTGGCCTGGATTAGCCAATCGACTATATCAAGCAATTTCCGATCGCGATTATCCCACAGTCCAGGGAGTACTAGTATTTTTCGGGGCGATCGTCGTGAGCGCAAGCATTTTGATAGACATTTTAAATGCTTATGTTGATCCACGTATCCGTTATTAA
- a CDS encoding DUF4079 domain-containing protein has product MNLPSFLWLWKIAAWSMGLSIMAYLLLAITGIWMFRVRTSQNLPSFLPIIGGRSTVRSLHYTIGITMVSLVLLLLAIGIVGTLGHFGSLGQSSHLVAGLIVVGLVLLSAFSATQISSRRTWARPLHIGVNIILFAGFAWVSITGWSVVQKYLP; this is encoded by the coding sequence ATGAATCTACCTTCTTTTCTCTGGCTGTGGAAAATAGCTGCTTGGTCAATGGGATTATCGATAATGGCGTATTTGCTGTTAGCGATTACTGGGATTTGGATGTTTCGCGTTAGAACTTCGCAAAATCTCCCTAGTTTTTTACCGATTATTGGCGGACGCTCAACAGTGCGATCGCTCCACTATACAATCGGTATTACTATGGTAAGTTTAGTGCTGCTACTACTGGCAATTGGCATTGTTGGTACGTTGGGACACTTTGGTTCCTTGGGGCAGTCATCACACTTGGTTGCTGGGTTAATAGTAGTAGGATTAGTTTTGCTGTCTGCTTTCAGCGCCACACAAATTAGCTCTAGACGAACTTGGGCTAGACCTTTACATATCGGTGTAAATATTATCTTGTTTGCAGGTTTTGCTTGGGTGTCAATTACTGGTTGGAGTGTAGTACAAAAGTACTTACCTTGA
- the hemL gene encoding glutamate-1-semialdehyde 2,1-aminomutase, whose translation MVNTTIKTTKSQEIFTAAQNLMPGGVSSPVRAFKSVGGQPIVFDRVKGAYIWDVDGNQYIDYVGTWGPAICGHAHPEVIAALHEALEKGTSFGAPSVLENVLAEMVIDAVPSIEMVRFVNSGTEACMSVLRLMRAFTQREKIIKFEGCYHGHADMFLVKAGSGVATLGLPDSPGVPKSATTNTLTAPFNDLEAVKALFEENRDEIAGVILEPVVGNAGFIPPDAGFLEGLRELTQEHGALLVFDEVMTGFRIAYGGAQEKFGVTPDLTTLGKVIGGGLPVGAYGGRRDIMSMVAPAGPVYQAGTLSGNPLAMTAGIKTLELLQKAGTYDYLDQITQKLADGLLQIAKETGHSVCGGQISAMFGLFFTSGPVHNYEDAKKSDTAKFGRFHRGMLERGIYLAPSQYEAGFTSSAHTEEDIEQTLAVARDVMSNL comes from the coding sequence TTGGTAAATACCACGATTAAAACCACAAAATCACAAGAAATTTTCACCGCAGCCCAAAATCTCATGCCAGGAGGAGTCAGTTCTCCAGTTCGTGCTTTCAAATCCGTGGGGGGACAGCCCATTGTTTTTGATCGCGTCAAAGGTGCATACATTTGGGATGTGGATGGCAACCAATACATTGATTATGTAGGCACTTGGGGACCAGCTATTTGCGGTCACGCTCATCCTGAAGTGATTGCAGCGTTGCATGAAGCCTTAGAAAAAGGAACTAGTTTTGGTGCGCCCTCAGTCTTAGAAAACGTCCTGGCAGAAATGGTCATTGATGCCGTTCCTAGCATCGAAATGGTAAGATTTGTTAACTCTGGGACTGAGGCTTGTATGTCAGTGCTGCGATTGATGCGGGCTTTTACCCAACGAGAGAAAATTATCAAGTTTGAAGGCTGCTATCACGGTCATGCTGACATGTTCCTAGTCAAGGCTGGTTCTGGTGTCGCTACCCTTGGTTTACCTGACTCGCCAGGAGTACCTAAATCGGCAACTACTAACACATTAACTGCGCCTTTTAATGATCTAGAAGCTGTCAAAGCTTTATTTGAAGAAAACCGCGACGAAATTGCTGGTGTGATTCTGGAGCCAGTCGTTGGTAATGCTGGATTTATTCCTCCCGATGCTGGTTTTCTAGAAGGATTACGGGAACTAACCCAAGAACATGGAGCTTTATTGGTGTTCGATGAAGTCATGACTGGCTTCCGGATTGCTTACGGTGGCGCTCAAGAAAAATTTGGCGTTACTCCTGATTTGACGACTTTAGGTAAGGTAATCGGTGGCGGTTTGCCAGTAGGAGCCTATGGCGGTCGTCGGGATATTATGTCAATGGTTGCTCCTGCTGGTCCTGTTTATCAAGCAGGAACTCTTTCGGGGAATCCCTTGGCGATGACTGCTGGAATTAAAACGCTGGAATTGCTGCAAAAAGCTGGTACTTACGATTATCTAGATCAAATTACTCAAAAACTTGCAGATGGTTTACTGCAAATTGCTAAAGAAACTGGTCATAGCGTTTGTGGCGGTCAGATCAGCGCCATGTTTGGCTTATTCTTCACCTCTGGCCCTGTTCATAACTATGAAGATGCCAAAAAGTCTGATACAGCAAAATTTGGGCGCTTTCATCGCGGGATGTTAGAGCGCGGTATTTACTTAGCACCTTCTCAGTATGAGGCTGGATTCACTTCTTCTGCTCACACTGAAGAAGATATTGAGCAAACTTTAGCAGTTGCACGAGATGTAATGTCTAACTTGTAA
- a CDS encoding serine/threonine-protein kinase produces MSYCLNPICPNPENVAYSQRCQSCGSRLLLRDRYRVVEPLGQGGFGATFLANDEALPGEPSCVIKQLRPSATAPHVLQMARELFEREAKTLGKIGNHPQVPRLLDYFEEQEQFYLVQEYISGATLQQEVKLKGILGETGVKQFLSEILPLLQYIHEQNVIHRDIKPANLIRRTQDARMVLIDFGAVKNQVSQAATNQFGQTALTAYAIGTPGFAPPEQMAMRPVYASDIYALGVTCIYLLTGKTPKDIDYNPTTGEIMWEKLVQVSDHLVSVLRKMLDVSVRNRYQSAQEVLRALEIEPYLESLSKGLLVKSDTEVKEKTHSRWEDSAVLCSNPSVAATGLGVAQVAAAIRARRAKNAESDAGGMRQGSAIGKSTFLSNSNSSSSQNQHSKIVRKLDTQGLLTAYLKGRRDFALHNLNLLNLQGVDLSETNFHSAQLQKTNLQGANLYNSDFGRASLTKANLKDANLSKAYFNHADLEGADLRGADLSHAYLSNANLRGTNLCGANLSGAKISDEQMALAKTNWMTIRPNGKRGLL; encoded by the coding sequence ATGAGCTACTGCTTAAATCCTATCTGTCCAAATCCCGAAAATGTGGCATATAGCCAAAGGTGTCAATCTTGTGGTTCGCGACTACTCTTGCGCGATCGCTATCGGGTAGTTGAACCATTAGGTCAAGGAGGTTTCGGAGCCACTTTCTTAGCTAATGATGAAGCTTTACCTGGAGAACCAAGTTGTGTAATCAAACAACTACGTCCCTCTGCAACTGCACCCCACGTCTTGCAGATGGCGCGAGAACTCTTTGAGCGAGAAGCTAAAACCCTAGGCAAAATTGGTAATCATCCTCAAGTACCAAGGTTACTAGACTATTTTGAAGAACAAGAACAGTTCTATCTAGTTCAGGAATACATTAGCGGTGCTACCTTACAGCAAGAAGTTAAACTTAAGGGCATTTTGGGTGAAACTGGGGTCAAGCAATTTTTAAGTGAAATTCTGCCATTGCTACAATATATCCATGAGCAAAATGTAATACACCGTGATATCAAGCCAGCAAATTTAATTCGCCGTACCCAAGATGCCAGAATGGTACTGATTGACTTTGGTGCAGTCAAAAACCAAGTTAGCCAAGCTGCGACTAACCAATTTGGACAGACAGCATTAACTGCCTATGCAATCGGTACTCCTGGGTTTGCACCGCCAGAGCAAATGGCTATGCGTCCAGTTTATGCTAGTGATATCTATGCACTAGGCGTAACATGTATTTATCTCTTAACTGGCAAAACTCCTAAAGATATAGATTACAATCCCACAACGGGCGAGATCATGTGGGAAAAACTGGTGCAAGTGAGTGACCACTTGGTTAGTGTGTTACGGAAAATGTTAGATGTGTCTGTACGCAATCGCTACCAGTCAGCCCAGGAAGTACTAAGAGCGTTAGAAATAGAACCATATCTAGAAAGTTTGTCTAAGGGGTTGCTAGTTAAGTCTGATACTGAAGTTAAAGAAAAAACTCACAGTCGTTGGGAAGATTCTGCTGTTTTATGTAGTAATCCTTCTGTCGCTGCTACTGGTTTAGGAGTAGCTCAAGTAGCAGCAGCCATTCGAGCCAGACGAGCCAAGAATGCAGAATCAGATGCAGGAGGAATGCGTCAAGGATCTGCGATAGGCAAATCAACATTTTTATCTAATAGCAACAGTAGTAGTTCACAAAATCAACATTCTAAAATTGTACGTAAATTAGATACCCAAGGTTTACTTACAGCTTATTTGAAGGGAAGACGAGATTTTGCTCTACATAATTTAAATCTATTAAATCTCCAAGGTGTTGACTTATCCGAAACAAATTTCCATTCTGCTCAATTGCAAAAAACCAATCTCCAAGGAGCTAATCTCTATAATAGCGATTTTGGCAGAGCCAGTCTAACTAAAGCTAATCTCAAAGACGCTAATTTGAGCAAAGCTTATTTCAATCATGCTGATTTAGAAGGAGCAGATTTGCGAGGTGCAGACCTCAGCCATGCTTATCTGAGTAATGCTAATCTCCGAGGAACTAATCTGTGTGGTGCTAACCTTAGTGGTGCTAAGATTTCTGATGAACAAATGGCACTAGCGAAGACTAACTGGATGACAATACGTCCCAATGGTAAACGAGGGTTGTTATAA
- a CDS encoding ChaB family protein — protein MLYKSNEDLPLEIRTRLSEAYQDLYRAAFNSAVHWYGDASKAHQVAMSAVKMQSAMDRNVLVLN, from the coding sequence ATGTTATACAAGTCTAATGAAGACTTGCCTTTAGAGATTCGGACTCGATTATCTGAGGCATATCAAGATCTTTATCGGGCAGCGTTTAATTCAGCAGTTCATTGGTATGGTGACGCTTCCAAAGCCCACCAAGTCGCTATGAGCGCTGTGAAGATGCAATCTGCTATGGACAGGAACGTTTTGGTATTGAACTAG